In Paenibacillus sp. G2S3, a single window of DNA contains:
- a CDS encoding YafY family protein, which translates to MKLERLISMIYKLLNHEVLSASKLAEEFQVSQRTIYRDIDVICAAGIPVVSYQGTKGGYGIMDGYKMDKSLLRSYDVTSLITVLNSLSSVFEDEHAQGTIERLQTIGTEQQTSSLAVDFETRRMDPDALSLLRTAITERNIVRFDYINAKNKRTTRDIEPVKLHFKYSNWYIYGYCRERQDYREFRLSRMMNLILTQDTFPSQHEVPIEADYSNRVDQVEEVVIRVGPEALAEALDHFNQMDKEFHTDGSMTMRIPVYKPLEARWLLSILLSLGSGAEVLEPLALRGIIKEQLQNTLNLYEEV; encoded by the coding sequence ATGAAATTGGAACGATTGATTTCTATGATCTACAAGCTGTTGAACCACGAAGTTTTATCTGCCTCCAAGCTGGCTGAAGAGTTTCAGGTATCCCAGAGAACTATCTATAGGGATATCGATGTCATTTGTGCCGCCGGCATCCCGGTCGTATCGTATCAGGGAACTAAAGGTGGATATGGCATCATGGACGGATATAAAATGGATAAAAGCCTGCTCCGTTCGTATGATGTCACTTCTTTGATTACCGTGCTGAACAGCCTCTCTTCCGTGTTTGAAGACGAGCATGCACAAGGAACCATTGAACGGCTGCAAACGATTGGAACGGAACAACAAACTTCTAGTCTAGCGGTAGACTTTGAAACTCGCCGTATGGATCCCGACGCACTTTCTCTTTTACGTACGGCTATTACGGAACGAAATATCGTCCGCTTTGATTACATCAATGCAAAAAACAAACGTACAACCCGTGATATAGAACCAGTAAAGCTTCATTTTAAATATAGCAACTGGTACATCTATGGTTATTGCCGGGAACGCCAGGATTATCGAGAGTTCCGGCTATCCCGAATGATGAACTTAATTCTGACTCAAGATACCTTTCCATCACAACATGAGGTACCCATCGAGGCTGATTATTCAAACAGGGTAGATCAGGTTGAGGAGGTAGTAATCCGGGTGGGACCTGAGGCTTTGGCAGAAGCGTTGGATCACTTTAACCAGATGGACAAGGAATTTCATACCGATGGGAGCATGACAATGCGAATTCCTGTGTATAAACCATTGGAAGCCCGCTGGCTTTTGTCAATTCTGCTGAGTTTGGGCAGCGGCGCCGAAGTCCTAGAGCCTCTTGCACTGCGAGGTATCATAAAAGAGCAGCTACAAAATACCCTAAATCTTTATGAAGAAGTATGA
- a CDS encoding TetR/AcrR family transcriptional regulator, which produces MPKKFTEQEKEWIKHKLLTEGRRCFEIHGIKKTSVEELTKAAGIAQGSFYMFFGSKEELFYHILLEEEQRIRSTMFDSFSVGVPVSKEEIRLFLLKSFRMMEESPIVRQMFVRSEMEQLLRKLPNELLEQNFTEDKDFFIPFIKSWQAEGIMVGVDPELIVSMIRSVVLLTLHKEEIGDDRYQATIELLIGVLAEGMTSLKDNKTGGE; this is translated from the coding sequence ATGCCCAAGAAATTCACGGAACAAGAAAAAGAATGGATAAAACATAAATTGTTAACAGAAGGACGCCGCTGTTTTGAAATACATGGCATTAAAAAAACTAGTGTTGAAGAATTAACGAAAGCTGCCGGGATTGCGCAAGGTTCGTTTTACATGTTCTTTGGATCAAAAGAGGAATTGTTCTATCACATATTACTTGAAGAGGAACAACGAATTCGTAGTACCATGTTCGATTCATTTAGCGTAGGCGTACCTGTAAGCAAGGAAGAGATCAGACTATTTTTACTGAAATCTTTCCGCATGATGGAAGAGAGTCCGATCGTACGCCAGATGTTCGTAAGAAGCGAAATGGAGCAGCTATTAAGAAAGCTACCTAATGAATTATTGGAACAAAATTTTACAGAGGATAAAGACTTTTTTATTCCTTTCATAAAGTCATGGCAAGCCGAAGGTATTATGGTTGGGGTTGATCCGGAATTAATCGTGAGCATGATTCGCTCTGTAGTCCTTTTAACTTTGCATAAAGAAGAGATCGGTGATGACCGATATCAGGCAACTATAGAGCTATTGATTGGGGTTCTGGCTGAAGGGATGACTTCTTTAAAAGATAATAAGACTGGGGGAGAATGA
- a CDS encoding ABC transporter ATP-binding protein, translating into MIEVKELHFTYPKIKEPTLSGLNFSIPQGEVFGFLGPSGAGKSTTQKILIGVLKNYLGSVKVMGKEIRNTGSEYFERIGVAFEFPNFYSKFTALENLQLFRSLYSGRTAEPRFLLEQVNLAEAANMKVSQLSKGMKMRLNFCRSLLNDPQILFLDEPTSGLDPVNAKRMKDLILEKKASGTTVIITTHNMQAAEELCDRVAFIVDGQIKLIDSPRELKLLNGKKRVRLEYRHHNEVRNEEFSLDDIGENEYFLKLVREHPIETIHSLEASLEQIFIDVTGRQLT; encoded by the coding sequence ATGATCGAAGTGAAGGAGCTTCATTTTACCTACCCAAAAATAAAAGAGCCGACCCTTAGTGGGCTTAATTTTTCCATTCCTCAAGGAGAAGTGTTTGGTTTTCTCGGTCCTTCGGGAGCGGGTAAAAGCACAACTCAAAAAATTCTAATTGGAGTCTTAAAAAATTATCTCGGCAGCGTTAAAGTAATGGGCAAGGAAATAAGAAATACCGGATCGGAGTATTTTGAGCGAATAGGGGTAGCTTTTGAGTTTCCAAATTTCTATTCGAAGTTTACAGCGCTGGAAAATTTGCAGCTATTTCGGTCTCTGTATTCAGGGAGAACAGCGGAACCGAGGTTTCTCTTGGAGCAAGTAAATCTCGCAGAAGCGGCTAACATGAAGGTCTCCCAGCTATCCAAGGGGATGAAGATGAGACTGAATTTCTGCAGATCACTCTTAAATGACCCACAAATTCTATTTCTGGATGAACCTACTTCCGGGCTCGATCCCGTCAATGCCAAAAGAATGAAGGATTTAATTCTGGAAAAGAAGGCATCTGGGACAACAGTAATTATAACAACACACAATATGCAAGCCGCTGAGGAGCTCTGTGACAGGGTCGCTTTTATTGTAGACGGGCAGATTAAGTTGATTGATTCTCCTCGTGAGCTTAAGCTTCTTAATGGAAAAAAACGAGTGCGGCTGGAATATCGCCATCATAATGAAGTTAGAAATGAGGAATTCTCACTTGATGATATAGGGGAGAACGAATATTTCTTAAAGCTTGTTC